One region of Candidatus Bathyarchaeia archaeon genomic DNA includes:
- a CDS encoding GNAT family N-acetyltransferase, translated as MKVRWEIRHHIEPGDIGYVTYLHGILYARECAYDQTFEAYVAVGLAEFVQSFSPDKDRIWLAATNGRIIGSIAIVGHSKTTAQLRWFLVHPDYRGLGIGKELLEDAIQFCKERKYKTIFLWTTSELKEAGHLYACFGFKKTEEKTRKIWGKRVTEERYELHL; from the coding sequence ATGAAAGTTAGATGGGAGATACGTCACCATATTGAGCCTGGGGATATAGGTTATGTCACTTATCTTCATGGTATCTTGTATGCAAGAGAGTGTGCCTACGACCAAACATTCGAGGCGTATGTTGCAGTCGGGCTGGCAGAATTTGTTCAATCGTTTAGTCCTGACAAAGATCGAATTTGGCTGGCAGCGACAAACGGTCGGATTATTGGTTCCATCGCCATTGTTGGGCATTCAAAGACAACTGCTCAACTTCGCTGGTTCCTAGTTCATCCCGACTATCGAGGGCTTGGAATCGGAAAAGAGCTCCTAGAAGACGCGATTCAATTCTGCAAGGAGCGGAAGTACAAAACCATATTCCTCTGGACGACAAGCGAACTGAAAGAAGCGGGTCATCTCTACGCGTGTTTTGGCTTCAAGAAAACCGAAGAGAAAACGCGCAAGATTTGGGGAAAGAGAGTAACCGAAGAAAGATACGAGCTGCACCTGTGA
- a CDS encoding MFS transporter: MLSAKDARTSILLTLCIAGIFAILSSTMAKNPVLKPFAAKLETPEGFWTGFVASASTIPGILVSLPAASLSDFFGRKKVLLASAVVFASAPFLYLLISVWWQLVLVRFYHGFATAIFVPVTEASVAELFPAKRGERISLFSSATNLGRAAAPFLGGYILFATDYSYNTLYLAVGIAGVTAFMTTLFLVTDMKNPDFQPSSSEKTVGKMLFGWRTVAGNPSILAVSFIQASQYYAFGAVEYFLVGYLKDLVHLDAFQIGIIMGSQIIAVILAKPFMGWVSDKTGRRTPIIVGSTVSGLPLLIIPFSTQSITLLLLSITYGLGFAMVTSSTPALISELSPSNLTGTAMGFLGMTMDVGQTVGPLITGMLIATNLGYQGSFPAITAVLLLSALASAFLRVANAR, encoded by the coding sequence ATGCTAAGTGCAAAAGATGCGAGAACCAGCATACTCCTAACACTCTGCATAGCTGGAATATTCGCGATTCTGAGTTCAACGATGGCTAAGAATCCAGTATTGAAACCATTCGCAGCCAAGCTTGAAACCCCTGAAGGTTTCTGGACGGGTTTCGTTGCCTCCGCCTCAACAATCCCAGGAATATTAGTCAGCTTACCCGCTGCTTCCCTTTCAGACTTTTTCGGCAGAAAAAAGGTCTTATTGGCATCGGCAGTTGTCTTTGCCTCTGCCCCATTCCTTTATCTTCTCATATCAGTGTGGTGGCAACTCGTACTGGTTCGATTCTACCACGGTTTTGCCACAGCAATCTTTGTCCCTGTAACTGAAGCCTCAGTAGCTGAGCTATTTCCAGCCAAACGTGGGGAACGCATATCCTTATTCTCTTCAGCAACAAACCTTGGGCGAGCAGCCGCGCCTTTTCTGGGTGGTTACATCCTCTTCGCGACAGACTATAGTTATAACACTCTCTATTTGGCTGTGGGAATAGCTGGCGTAACCGCTTTCATGACAACTCTCTTCCTTGTGACTGATATGAAAAACCCTGATTTTCAACCCAGCAGTTCAGAGAAAACTGTTGGAAAAATGCTGTTTGGATGGAGGACTGTCGCAGGAAACCCAAGCATCCTAGCGGTTAGTTTCATCCAAGCAAGTCAATACTATGCCTTTGGCGCGGTGGAATACTTCCTAGTGGGCTATCTAAAGGATCTTGTTCATCTAGATGCATTTCAAATCGGCATCATAATGGGAAGTCAAATAATCGCTGTTATCCTCGCTAAACCGTTCATGGGATGGGTTTCAGACAAGACTGGAAGGCGAACCCCAATAATTGTTGGTTCCACAGTGAGTGGACTGCCGTTGCTCATAATTCCCTTCTCAACCCAGAGCATAACTCTGCTGCTTCTGTCCATAACATATGGGCTTGGCTTTGCAATGGTAACCTCGTCCACCCCCGCCTTAATCAGCGAACTTTCTCCTAGTAACCTCACCGGAACAGCAATGGGTTTTCTCGGCATGACAATGGATGTTGGGCAGACAGTAGGACCTCTCATCACTGGGATGTTGATTGCAACAAACCTAGGATACCAAGGCTCATTTCCTGCAATAACCGCTGTATTACTGCTCTCTGCTTTAGCATCTGCCTTTCTCAGAGTTGCGAATGCTAGATGA